The Vulpes lagopus strain Blue_001 chromosome 6, ASM1834538v1, whole genome shotgun sequence genome has a segment encoding these proteins:
- the INSM2 gene encoding insulinoma-associated protein 2: protein MPRGFLVKRTKRTGGSYRVRLAERAFPLLGPQGAPPFPEEAPSAPQPGAQQVAAPTLEAAAAAREPSGSPCRAARVSPGAGGQEGDAEWRADGTEGPGPSPSPTKPAGAELRRAFLERCLSSPVSAESFPGGAAAVAAFPCSAAPAAAPTSGEQLLLPIRAPFPEPELHPDPAPLSAALHGLKRAAGNERRAKAPPGCTSGPAAAAAKKPKAMRKLSFADEVTTSPVLGLKIKEEEPGAPSRGPGGSRTPLGEFICQLCKEQYADPFALAQHRCSRIVRVEYRCPECDKVFSCPANLASHRRWHKPRPAAANAATVSSADGKPPPSSSSTSPDPGAVASFLAEGKENSRAERAADQHLPARDSSREEQHQDSAPHQGLQVLSHPEPALPQVPYTEGVLGRRVPGSGSASGVGGPEIFMCPYCHKKFRRQAYLRKHLGTHEAGSARALAPGFGSEHGAPLAFACPLCGAHFPSADIRDKHRLWHALREELLLPALAGAPPEAPGPGGASDGSAQQIFSCKHCPSTFFSSPGLTRHINKCHPSESRQVLLLQMPLRPGC from the coding sequence ATGCCGAGGGGCTTCCTGGTAAAGCGAACTAAACGGACGGGCGGCTCATACCGAGTGCGCCTAGCTGAGCGGGCCTTCCCCCTGCTGGGGCCCCAGGGGGCGCCGCCCTTCCCCGAGGAGGCTCCCAGCGCCCCCCAGCCCGGTGCGCAGCAGGTGGCGGCCCCCACCttggaggcggcggcggcggcccgtgAACCGTCGGGGTCGCCCTGCCGGGCGGCTAGGGTGAgcccgggggcgggcgggcaggaAGGCGATGCGGAGTGGAGGGCGGATGGCACGGAGGGTCccgggcccagccccagccccacgaAGCCGGCGGGCGCGGAGCTGCGCCGGGCATTCCTGGAGCGCTGCCTCAGCTCCCCCGTCTCTGCAGAGTCCTTCCCCGGGGGTGCCGCCGCGGTGGCTGCTTTCCCCTGCTCGGCGGCGCCAGCAGCTGCACCGACCTCGGGGGAGCAGCTCCTGCTGCCGATCCGGGCACCGTTCCCAGAGCCGGAGCTCCATCCAGACCCCGCGCCCCTCTCGGCCGCCCTGCACGGCCTGAAGCGGGCAGCTGGCAACGAGCGCCGTGCCAAGGCACCTCCGGGCTGCACGTCTGGACCTGCGGCCGCCGCAGCCAAGAAGCCAAAGGCCATGAGGAAGTTGAGCTTCGCCGATGAAGTGACCACGTCCCCTGTCCTGGGCCTGAAGATCAAGGAGGAGGAGCCCGGAGCGCCgtcccggggccccgggggcagcCGCACGCCACTGGGGGAGTTTATCTGCCAGCTCTGCAAGGAGCAGTACGCAGACCCCTTCGCCCTGGCTCAGCACCGCTGCTCCCGCATCGTACGCGTGGAGTACCGCTGCCCCGAGTGCGACAAGGTCTTCAGCTGCCCCGCGAACCTCGCCTCCCATCGCCGCTGGCACAAACCGCGTCCCGCAGCGGCAAATGCTGCCACGGTCTCTTCGGCCGACGGGAAGCCGCCTCCTTCGTCTTCCTCGACCTCCCCGGACCCTGGGGCTGTTGCATCTTTCTTGGCGGAGGGGAAGGAGAACAGCCGGGCAGAGCGAGCGGCGGATCAGCACCTGCCGGCGAGGGACAGCTCCAGGGAGGAGCAGCACCAGGACAGCGCCCCACACCAGGGCCTCCAGGTGCTGTCCCATCCCGAGCCGGCACTGCCTCAGGTCCCCTATACGGAGGGGGTGTTAGGGCGCCGGGTGCCTGGGTCAGGTAGTGCCAGTGGTGTCGGGGGACCCGAGATCTTCATGTGCCCATATTGCCACAAAAAGTTCCGTCGCCAAGCCTATCTGCGCAAGCACCTAGGCACTCACGAGGCAGGCTCCGCTCGTGCGCTTGCCCCGGGCTTTGGCTCTGAACACGGTGCCCCACTGGCCTTCGCTTGCCCACTGTGCGGGGCGCACTTCCCGTCCGCAGACATCAGGGACAAGCACCGGCTGTGGCACGCGCTCCGCGAGGAGCTGCTCCTGCCTGCTCTGGCCGGGGCGCCCCCTGAAGCGCCGGGCCCAGGCGGAGCGTCCGACGGGAGCGCTCAGCAGATTTTCTCGTGCAAGCACTGCCCTTCCACCTTTTTTAGCTCCCCGGGGCTGACCCGGCACATAAATAAGTGCCACCCCTCAGAAAGTCGGCAGGTACTGCTGCTGCAGATGCCGTTGCGGCCTGGCTGTTGA